One Ranitomeya variabilis isolate aRanVar5 chromosome 5, aRanVar5.hap1, whole genome shotgun sequence DNA window includes the following coding sequences:
- the LOC143774428 gene encoding beta-1,3-galactosyltransferase 1-like produces MRKRICCQKFFILLFLVLLLMYGYLFYYNIKIKIINKWIQDSAKLQDRNKPGNNLIYTASKHPLAPLYPFPYKFLISQPDKCKNRKPFLVLMVIVRCQDLKSRHIIRETWGNESLYGVEVVRIFLVGLPQFATQDGTQDFLEEESEIFGDIVQQDFMDTYNNLILKSLMGMEWLTKFCPSARYVMKTDSDSFLNVDYLIHSVLYPDLPVRTNYFTGAIINNVKPFRNKADKWYVSKEIYANDTYPPYCTGPGYVFSADMAKKIYDVAQEIRVIPMEDVFMGICLYKLHIPPSESPKGAFDINRLEYDHCKFRKVVIVQNYSGKELRNIWADYQNKKSQKC; encoded by the coding sequence ATGAGAAAACGTATCTGCTGccagaaattttttattttattgtttctaGTTCTATTGTTGATGTACGGGTACTTATTCTACtacaatattaaaataaaaataatcaacAAATGGATTCAAGATTCTGCAAAATTACAGGATAGAAACAAACCTGGGAATAATTTGATTTACACAGCATCTAAGCACCCCCTGGCTCCTCTGTACCCGTTTCCATACAAGTTCCTCATTAGCCAGCCAGACAAGTGCAAGAACCGGAAGCCTTTCCTTGTATTAATGGTGATTGTTCGGTGCCAGGACTTGAAGTCTAGACATATAATCCGAGAAACATGGGGTAATGAAAGTCtttatggtgttgaggtggtcaggATTTTTCTGGTGGGTCTACCTCAATTTGCTACTCAGGATGGAACCCAAGATTTTTTAGAGGAGGAAAGTGAGATCTTTGGGGACATTGTACAACAAGACTTCATGGACACCTATAACAATTTGATATTGAAATCCTTAATGGGTATGGAGTGGCTGACCAAATTCTGTCCTTCTGCCCGCTATGTCATGAAGACAGACAGTGACAGTTTTCTTAATGTAGACTACTTGATTCATAGTGTTCTTTATCCAGACTTACCAGTTCGTACAAATTACTTCACTGGGGCCATAATTAATAATGTTAAACCTTTTAGAAACAAGGCTGATAAATGGTATGTATCTAAGGAAATCTATGCAAATGATACCTACCCACCCTACTGCACTGGTCCTGGATATGTCTTTTCAGCTGACATGGCCAAAAAAATCTACGACGTGGCACAAGAAATAAGGGTCATCCCTATGGAAGATGTTTTTATGGGAATTTGCTTGTATAAGCTTCACATCCCACCTAGTGAATCTCCTAAAGGTGCATTTGACATCAACAGACTTGAATATGACCACTGTAAATTTAGGAAAGTAGTCATTGTGCAGAATTATTCTGGAAAAGAACTTCGAAATATATGGGCAGACTATCAAAATAAGAAATCTCAGAAGTGCTAA